Proteins from one Micromonospora sp. M71_S20 genomic window:
- a CDS encoding 6-phosphofructokinase: protein MRIGVLTGGGDCPGLNAVIRAVVRKGVASYGHEFVGFRDGWKGPLEGLSRPLGIAEVRGILPRGGTILGSSRTNPFKIENGVERIKENLAAQGVDALIAIGGEDTLGVATKLHELGVHVIGVPKTIDNDLGATDYTFGFDTAVNIAMEAIDRLHTTAESHHRTLVVEVMGRHAGWIALHAGLAGGANVILLPERQFDVEQVAGYVEKRFQHQYAPIVVVAEGAQPLDGQMVLHNQELDAFGHVRLGGIGQWLAEQLEAKTGKEARTVVLGHIQRGGTPSAFDRVLATRLGLQAIDAVHEGDWGKMVAMQSTDIVRVPLADATRELKTVPLERYAEAEVFFGS from the coding sequence ATGCGTATCGGCGTGCTCACCGGCGGCGGCGACTGCCCAGGTCTCAACGCGGTCATCCGGGCGGTGGTCCGCAAGGGCGTCGCCAGCTACGGCCACGAGTTCGTGGGTTTCCGGGACGGCTGGAAGGGCCCGTTGGAGGGCCTGTCCCGCCCCCTGGGCATCGCGGAGGTCCGCGGCATCCTGCCGCGCGGCGGCACCATCCTCGGTTCGTCCCGGACGAACCCCTTCAAGATCGAGAACGGCGTCGAGCGGATCAAGGAGAACCTCGCCGCGCAGGGCGTGGACGCGCTCATCGCGATCGGCGGCGAGGACACCCTCGGCGTGGCCACGAAGCTGCACGAGCTCGGGGTCCACGTGATCGGCGTGCCGAAGACGATCGACAACGACCTCGGCGCCACCGACTACACCTTCGGCTTCGACACCGCCGTCAACATCGCGATGGAGGCGATCGACCGGCTGCACACCACCGCCGAGAGCCACCACCGCACCCTGGTGGTCGAGGTGATGGGCCGGCACGCCGGCTGGATCGCCCTGCACGCCGGCCTGGCCGGCGGCGCCAACGTGATCCTGCTGCCGGAGCGGCAGTTCGACGTCGAGCAGGTCGCCGGCTACGTCGAGAAGCGCTTCCAGCACCAGTACGCCCCGATCGTCGTGGTCGCCGAGGGCGCCCAGCCGCTGGACGGCCAGATGGTCCTGCACAACCAGGAGCTCGACGCGTTCGGCCACGTCCGCCTCGGCGGCATCGGCCAGTGGCTCGCCGAGCAGCTGGAGGCCAAGACCGGCAAGGAGGCCCGCACGGTCGTGCTCGGGCACATCCAGCGCGGCGGCACCCCGAGCGCCTTCGACCGGGTGCTCGCCACCCGGCTCGGCCTCCAGGCGATCGACGCGGTCCACGAGGGCGACTGGGGCAAGATGGTCGCCATGCAGAGCACGGACATCGTCCGCGTCCCGCTGGCCGACGCCACCCGCGAGCTGAAGACCGTGCCGCTGGAGCGGTACGCCGAGGCCGAGGTCTTCTTCGGCAGCTGA
- a CDS encoding Crp/Fnr family transcriptional regulator: MEMRLPEPGDALTGVEMFAGLEPEVRQRVIAAAVPRTYRKGQLLFVENDPGESLIVLRRGAVAVFRTAPTGERAVLSVIRPPDVLGEVSLLDASTRSASAEAIEDCAALALSRGAFMELVHSNPRILDAVMRSLGGLIRRLTEQNADHVFLDLPGRVAKTLVRLAGESQAPMITIELNQSQLAEMAGGSRQSVNQAIGSFANRGWLRTEGRRIVVTDVAALRRRAGMSER; encoded by the coding sequence GTGGAGATGCGCCTTCCGGAGCCGGGTGACGCGCTCACGGGTGTGGAGATGTTCGCCGGGCTGGAGCCGGAGGTCCGGCAGCGGGTGATCGCCGCGGCGGTCCCCCGCACGTACCGCAAGGGTCAGCTGCTCTTCGTCGAGAACGACCCCGGCGAGTCCCTCATCGTCCTGCGTCGGGGCGCGGTCGCGGTCTTCCGCACCGCGCCGACCGGCGAGCGCGCGGTGCTGTCGGTGATCCGTCCGCCGGACGTGCTGGGCGAGGTCTCCCTGCTCGACGCCTCCACCCGCTCCGCCTCGGCCGAGGCGATCGAGGACTGCGCCGCGCTCGCGCTGTCCCGGGGCGCGTTCATGGAGCTGGTGCACTCCAACCCGCGCATCCTCGACGCGGTGATGCGCTCGCTCGGCGGGCTGATCCGCCGGCTGACCGAGCAGAACGCCGACCACGTCTTCCTGGACCTGCCCGGCCGGGTGGCCAAGACCCTGGTCCGGCTGGCCGGCGAGAGCCAGGCCCCGATGATCACCATCGAGCTCAACCAGAGCCAGCTCGCGGAGATGGCCGGCGGCTCGCGGCAGAGCGTCAACCAGGCGATCGGGTCGTTCGCCAACCGGGGTTGGCTGCGCACCGAGGGCCGGCGGATCGTGGTCACCGACGTGGCGGCGCTGCGCCGCCGCGCCGGCATGAGCGAGCGCTGA
- the proC gene encoding pyrroline-5-carboxylate reductase, which translates to MAGSVHTVAVIGAGKIGELMLSGLLRSGWPVGRLLATARRPARAEELTARYGVRVVDNLTAVAEAEVLAVSVKPQDAATLLEEIGPKVPADKLVISLCAGLPTSFFNRRLPEGTPVVRVMTNTPALVDQAMTAISAGAHATGTHLALAEEMFKPLGSTVRVPESQQDAVTALSGSGPAYFYLLVEAMIDAGILLGLPRQVAHELIVQTAIGSAVMLRDSGEHPVKLREAVTSPAGTTISAVRELEKHGVRAALLAALEAARDRARELAAQAD; encoded by the coding sequence ATGGCGGGTTCGGTGCACACGGTCGCGGTGATCGGGGCCGGCAAGATCGGCGAGCTGATGCTCTCCGGGCTGCTGCGCTCGGGCTGGCCGGTGGGCCGGCTGCTGGCCACGGCCCGCCGACCCGCCCGTGCCGAGGAGCTGACCGCCCGTTACGGGGTACGGGTGGTCGACAACCTCACCGCCGTGGCCGAGGCGGAGGTGCTCGCCGTCTCGGTCAAGCCGCAGGACGCGGCGACGCTGCTGGAGGAGATCGGGCCGAAGGTGCCCGCCGACAAGCTGGTCATCTCGCTCTGCGCCGGCCTGCCGACCAGCTTCTTCAACCGCCGCCTGCCCGAGGGCACGCCCGTGGTGCGGGTGATGACCAACACCCCGGCCCTGGTCGACCAGGCGATGACGGCGATCTCCGCCGGCGCCCACGCCACCGGCACGCACCTCGCGCTGGCCGAGGAGATGTTCAAGCCGCTGGGCTCGACCGTCCGGGTGCCCGAGTCCCAGCAGGACGCGGTGACCGCGCTCTCCGGCTCCGGGCCGGCGTACTTCTACCTGCTCGTCGAGGCGATGATCGACGCCGGCATCCTGCTCGGCCTGCCCCGGCAGGTCGCGCACGAGCTGATCGTGCAGACCGCGATCGGCTCGGCCGTGATGCTGCGCGACTCCGGCGAGCACCCGGTGAAGCTGCGCGAGGCGGTCACCTCGCCGGCCGGCACCACCATCTCCGCCGTGCGCGAGCTGGAGAAGCACGGCGTACGCGCGGCGCTGCTCGCCGCGCTGGAAGCGGCCCGCGACCGCGCCCGCGAACTGGCCGCCCAGGCCGACTGA
- a CDS encoding pyridoxamine 5'-phosphate oxidase family protein — protein MSNEPTNAAEARRRVTELVREARICMLTTTAVDGRMVSRPMGLQEAEFDGDLWFFAYADSAKVRQIRVNPEVNVSFSDSRRNAWVSVSGTAREGYDRAKAEQLWNPVLKAWFPDGLETPGLTLVKVHASSAEYWDSPSSTVVNLFGYAKAAVTGKPPKVGENHEVSY, from the coding sequence ATGAGCAACGAACCGACTAACGCCGCCGAGGCCCGGCGCCGGGTGACCGAGCTGGTCCGGGAGGCGCGCATCTGCATGCTCACCACGACGGCCGTGGACGGCCGGATGGTGAGCCGTCCGATGGGCCTGCAGGAGGCGGAGTTCGACGGCGACCTGTGGTTCTTCGCGTACGCCGACTCCGCCAAGGTCCGGCAGATCCGCGTGAACCCGGAGGTCAACGTCTCCTTCTCCGACTCCCGGCGCAACGCCTGGGTGTCGGTCTCGGGCACCGCCCGCGAGGGGTACGACCGGGCGAAGGCCGAACAGCTGTGGAACCCGGTGCTCAAGGCCTGGTTCCCGGACGGGCTGGAGACTCCCGGGCTCACCCTGGTCAAGGTCCACGCCAGCTCCGCGGAGTACTGGGACTCCCCGTCGAGCACCGTGGTCAACCTGTTCGGCTACGCCAAGGCGGCGGTGACCGGCAAGCCGCCGAAGGTGGGGGAGAACCACGAGGTCAGCTACTGA
- a CDS encoding DUF2203 domain-containing protein, with protein MFTLAQARHLIATLRPRVDELIRLRADLAELRVDLAERGASPLGGLAEVKGLEARLHAVVEDLHSHDIQVKGIAPVLLDFPGERDGRPVLWCWLEGDSDVRWYHRVECGFAGRRPV; from the coding sequence GTGTTCACCCTCGCCCAGGCCCGCCACCTGATCGCCACCCTGCGCCCGCGCGTCGACGAACTGATCCGCCTGCGGGCCGACCTGGCCGAGCTGCGCGTCGACCTGGCCGAGCGGGGTGCGAGCCCGCTCGGCGGACTGGCCGAGGTCAAGGGGCTGGAGGCGCGGTTGCACGCCGTCGTCGAGGACTTGCACTCCCACGACATCCAGGTCAAGGGCATCGCGCCGGTGCTGCTCGACTTCCCCGGCGAGCGTGACGGCCGGCCGGTGCTCTGGTGCTGGCTGGAGGGGGACAGCGACGTGCGTTGGTACCACCGGGTGGAGTGCGGCTTCGCCGGCCGCCGCCCGGTCTGA
- a CDS encoding adenylate/guanylate cyclase domain-containing protein: MEGVIATQCDRCGRTAAAGDRFCGGCGNELGAVCPHCLRPLAQDVAFCTSCGAARPGSGRQAAPQEDRRRVSVLFVDLIDFTPYVERADPELVRGMQTGFFSAARRVVGQYGGVVEKYIGDAVMALFGAPVATETDALRCVRAGLELQRVLTRFAPTGADALRFRVGVATGEALVDVAAARDGGQAIVAGDVVNTASRMQSVAPPGGVLVCGVTHALTRDAIRYSEQPPVTLRGRSTTTEVWLALSPVRRQSTDRQPDVTPLIDREHELGMLVNALHRSLRDRRPQVVTVFGRAGLGKSRLVRELYRHVDRLVDEPLTWRIGRCPPFGENVTFAALADIVKSEAGILDTDPASSAAQRLASAVGELVGPGERQRLVDALRPLVGLPGTALPAEETESAWRRFLLALAARRPTVLVFEDLHWADDAMLRFVELLGTAAREVPLLLLCTARPELVDRDPSWAGTITGSVTITLPPLRDTGIAALYAHMFGRAAFSADMLTPLIEVAGGNPLYAHEYVRMLIEQGALRQSVRGWSLEKHLDLPMPESVHAVIANRIDLLDAKERTVLLAAAVVGVQFWPGAVAAALGQPVESVERALRRLEQRDFVHEQAASTMAGQPEYRFRHVLVRDVCYQRLPRTERVARHERTAQWLDMLSQSRDTDLAEVLAHHRWAAHEIARSLGMEIGRFAGPARAALHRAARRAYALHSLDVAASHAGRALGLADDTDPVGRLQLELLSTEISFYRDGNGFLSGGGPEQVQALAERLLAHGDDACAARAWTLLGQAAWLRADRAAALACLDRAVQLFAPLPDSPQKADAYAELGRLHMLNYERDPAVAAAERAAEIGERLGLTETRTNAQITSAIARYQAGDRSGLDELHAIVEVSRANQLIALPRAIQNLVYAVCEEGDWLRSDALLSSLPTRKASGQTLTTSYSAEAMRAWFEGDFDRLLSAAEAFVDTPTGSWDMQVRGLRSCLLVLRGGRVPPARSQDGATAFRDDVAAALDAARRSGFHRLHWTMLGIGALCRALQGHREEAATLIDELADSWSAVPALASGEWIAAAGYAASLAGRDSAARVRAMLDRVGHRTPWSEAARRTVTGALAAADGDHRRAAELHLAGAEIYAGIPDVTDRMLALTFATVELERAGESTAGRPELAELRAFALRNDAPVLLDLARPPTTTADTALAC; the protein is encoded by the coding sequence GTGGAGGGTGTCATCGCCACGCAGTGTGACCGCTGTGGACGCACGGCCGCCGCGGGCGACCGCTTCTGCGGCGGCTGCGGCAACGAGCTGGGCGCCGTCTGTCCGCACTGCCTGCGCCCGCTCGCCCAGGACGTGGCGTTCTGCACCTCCTGCGGCGCCGCCCGGCCGGGCAGCGGGCGACAGGCGGCCCCGCAGGAGGACCGCCGCCGGGTCAGCGTGCTCTTCGTCGACCTGATCGACTTCACCCCGTACGTCGAACGGGCGGACCCGGAGCTGGTCCGCGGCATGCAGACCGGGTTCTTCTCCGCCGCCCGCCGCGTCGTCGGGCAGTACGGCGGGGTGGTGGAGAAATACATCGGCGACGCGGTGATGGCCCTGTTCGGCGCGCCCGTGGCGACCGAGACCGACGCGCTGCGCTGCGTGCGGGCCGGCCTGGAGCTGCAACGGGTGCTGACCCGCTTCGCCCCCACCGGCGCGGACGCGCTGCGCTTCCGGGTCGGGGTGGCCACCGGCGAGGCGCTTGTCGACGTGGCCGCCGCCCGCGACGGCGGCCAGGCGATCGTGGCCGGCGACGTGGTCAACACGGCCTCCCGGATGCAGTCCGTCGCGCCGCCCGGCGGGGTGCTGGTCTGCGGCGTGACGCACGCCCTCACCCGGGACGCGATCCGCTATTCGGAGCAGCCGCCGGTCACCCTGCGCGGGCGGTCGACGACGACCGAGGTGTGGCTGGCCCTGTCCCCGGTGCGCCGGCAGTCGACCGACCGGCAGCCGGACGTCACGCCGCTGATCGACCGGGAGCACGAGCTGGGGATGCTGGTCAACGCCCTGCACCGGTCGTTGCGCGACCGGCGCCCGCAGGTGGTGACCGTCTTCGGCCGGGCCGGGCTGGGCAAGAGCCGGCTGGTCCGGGAGCTGTACCGGCACGTGGACCGGCTGGTCGACGAGCCGCTGACCTGGCGGATCGGGCGGTGCCCGCCGTTCGGCGAGAACGTGACGTTCGCGGCGTTGGCCGACATCGTCAAGTCCGAGGCCGGCATCCTGGACACCGACCCGGCGTCGAGCGCCGCGCAGCGGCTCGCCTCGGCCGTCGGCGAGCTGGTCGGCCCGGGCGAGCGGCAGCGCCTCGTCGACGCCCTGCGGCCGCTGGTGGGCCTGCCGGGGACCGCGCTGCCGGCCGAGGAGACCGAGTCGGCGTGGCGACGTTTCCTGCTCGCCCTGGCCGCCCGCCGGCCGACCGTGCTGGTCTTCGAGGACCTGCACTGGGCCGACGACGCGATGCTGCGTTTCGTGGAGCTGCTCGGCACCGCCGCCCGGGAGGTGCCGCTGCTGCTGCTCTGCACCGCCCGGCCGGAACTCGTCGACCGGGACCCGAGCTGGGCGGGGACGATCACCGGCTCGGTGACCATCACCCTGCCCCCGCTGCGGGACACGGGCATCGCCGCGCTCTACGCCCACATGTTCGGCCGGGCGGCCTTCTCCGCCGACATGCTCACCCCGCTGATCGAGGTGGCCGGCGGCAACCCGCTCTACGCCCACGAGTACGTCCGGATGCTGATCGAGCAGGGCGCGCTGCGCCAGTCCGTACGAGGCTGGTCGCTGGAGAAGCACCTCGACCTGCCGATGCCGGAGAGCGTGCACGCCGTCATCGCCAACCGCATCGACCTGCTCGACGCCAAGGAGCGCACGGTGCTGCTGGCCGCCGCCGTGGTCGGCGTGCAGTTCTGGCCGGGGGCCGTGGCCGCCGCGCTCGGGCAGCCCGTCGAGTCGGTGGAGCGCGCGCTGCGCCGGCTGGAGCAGCGCGACTTCGTGCACGAGCAGGCCGCCTCCACGATGGCCGGGCAGCCGGAGTACCGGTTCCGGCACGTGCTGGTGCGCGACGTCTGCTACCAGCGACTGCCCCGCACCGAGCGGGTGGCGCGGCACGAGCGGACGGCGCAGTGGCTGGACATGCTCTCGCAGAGCCGGGACACCGACCTGGCCGAGGTGCTGGCCCACCACCGGTGGGCGGCCCACGAGATCGCCCGGTCGCTGGGCATGGAGATCGGTCGGTTCGCCGGCCCCGCCCGGGCCGCGCTGCACCGGGCGGCCCGCCGGGCGTACGCGCTGCACAGTCTCGACGTCGCGGCGAGCCACGCGGGCCGGGCGCTCGGGCTGGCCGACGACACCGACCCGGTCGGCCGGCTCCAACTGGAGCTGCTCAGCACGGAGATCTCCTTCTACCGGGACGGCAACGGCTTCCTCTCCGGGGGCGGCCCCGAGCAGGTGCAGGCGCTCGCCGAACGGCTGCTGGCGCACGGCGACGACGCCTGCGCGGCGCGCGCCTGGACGCTGCTGGGTCAGGCCGCGTGGCTGCGCGCCGACCGGGCCGCCGCCCTGGCCTGCCTGGACCGGGCCGTGCAGCTCTTCGCCCCGCTGCCGGACAGCCCTCAGAAGGCGGACGCCTACGCCGAGCTGGGCCGGCTGCACATGCTGAACTACGAACGGGATCCGGCGGTCGCCGCGGCCGAACGGGCGGCGGAGATCGGCGAGCGGCTGGGGCTGACCGAGACCCGCACCAACGCCCAGATCACCTCGGCCATCGCCCGCTACCAGGCGGGCGACCGGTCCGGCCTGGACGAGCTGCACGCGATCGTCGAGGTCAGCCGCGCCAACCAGCTGATCGCCCTGCCCCGGGCCATCCAGAACCTCGTCTACGCCGTCTGCGAGGAGGGCGACTGGCTGCGCTCCGACGCCCTGCTCTCGTCGCTGCCGACGCGCAAGGCCAGTGGGCAGACGCTGACCACGAGCTACTCGGCGGAGGCGATGCGCGCCTGGTTCGAGGGCGACTTCGACCGGCTGCTGTCCGCCGCCGAGGCCTTCGTGGACACCCCGACCGGCAGCTGGGACATGCAGGTGCGTGGCCTGCGCTCCTGCCTGCTGGTGCTGCGGGGCGGGCGGGTGCCGCCGGCCCGCTCCCAGGACGGCGCCACCGCGTTCCGCGACGACGTGGCGGCCGCGCTCGACGCCGCGCGGCGCAGCGGCTTCCACCGGCTGCACTGGACGATGCTGGGGATAGGCGCGCTGTGCCGCGCGTTGCAGGGGCACCGGGAGGAGGCGGCGACGCTGATCGACGAGCTGGCCGACTCCTGGTCGGCGGTGCCGGCCCTGGCCAGCGGCGAGTGGATCGCGGCGGCCGGGTACGCGGCCAGCCTCGCCGGGCGGGACTCGGCGGCCCGGGTACGCGCGATGCTGGACCGGGTGGGTCACCGCACGCCCTGGTCGGAGGCGGCGCGGCGGACGGTGACCGGCGCGCTGGCCGCCGCGGACGGCGACCACCGGCGGGCCGCGGAGCTGCACCTGGCCGGCGCCGAGATCTACGCCGGCATCCCGGACGTGACCGACCGGATGCTGGCGCTGACCTTCGCGACGGTGGAGCTGGAGCGCGCCGGCGAGTCGACGGCGGGCCGCCCGGAGCTGGCCGAGCTGCGCGCGTTCGCGCTGCGCAACGACGCCCCCGTCCTGCTGGACCTGGCCCGCCCCCCGACGACCACCGCCGACACCGCCCTGGCCTGCTGA
- a CDS encoding polyadenylate-specific 3'-exoribonuclease AS: MVYRYFYDCEFIEDGRLVDLVSIGVVDEYGREFYAVSTEFDDSRAVPWVRRNVLDKLPSPANRAWRSRERIRDELYDFLVEPVRDRPGEQLELWAWYAAYDHVALAQLWGAMPALPREIPRFTKDLRQLWDDRGRPPLPDADAARHDALVDARHNLARWRAMTGS, translated from the coding sequence ATGGTCTACCGCTATTTCTACGACTGCGAGTTCATCGAGGACGGCCGGCTCGTCGACCTGGTGTCGATCGGCGTCGTCGACGAGTACGGCCGCGAGTTCTACGCCGTCTCGACCGAGTTCGACGACTCGCGGGCCGTGCCCTGGGTGCGCCGCAACGTGCTCGACAAGCTGCCCTCCCCGGCGAACCGCGCCTGGCGTTCCCGGGAGCGCATCCGCGACGAGCTGTACGACTTCCTCGTCGAGCCGGTCCGCGACCGCCCGGGCGAGCAGTTGGAGCTCTGGGCCTGGTACGCCGCGTACGACCACGTCGCCCTGGCCCAGCTGTGGGGCGCCATGCCGGCGCTGCCCCGGGAGATCCCCCGGTTCACGAAGGACCTGCGCCAGCTCTGGGACGACCGGGGCCGGCCGCCGCTGCCGGACGCCGACGCGGCGCGCCACGACGCGCTGGTCGACGCCCGGCACAACCTGGCCCGGTGGCGGGCGATGACCGGTTCGTAG
- a CDS encoding threonine/serine dehydratase, producing the protein MQLTTVDDIITAERRIGGRVARTPLLPCPRLGDPLRLDLAVKAENLQHTGSFKVRGALNALLARVEREGAPAGLTAFSAGNHAAAVAFAGRAFGLPTVVCMPPHAVPTKIEAVRRYGGEVVLTDDLLGTCQALAAERGYHLLHPFDEPDVIAGQATVGREILADGPPPELVLVPVGGGGLISGVASAVRAAVPTARIVGVEPATANAVGHALRTDGDALAVRPTSIADGLAAPFAGRHTLAHVRALVDEVVEVSEEDIRAAWWELLDATKLLVEPSAAVTLAALRAGLVDAASGTRTVLVISGGNVSPAMLASLA; encoded by the coding sequence GTGCAGCTCACCACCGTGGACGACATCATCACGGCCGAGAGGCGCATCGGGGGGCGGGTCGCCCGCACGCCGCTGCTGCCCTGCCCCCGCCTCGGCGACCCGCTCCGGCTCGACCTCGCGGTCAAGGCGGAGAACCTCCAGCACACCGGCAGCTTCAAGGTGCGGGGCGCGCTGAACGCGCTGCTCGCCCGCGTCGAACGGGAGGGGGCGCCCGCCGGGCTGACAGCCTTCTCCGCCGGCAACCACGCGGCGGCCGTGGCCTTCGCCGGTCGCGCCTTCGGCCTGCCGACGGTCGTCTGCATGCCACCGCACGCGGTGCCGACCAAGATCGAGGCGGTCCGGCGGTACGGCGGCGAGGTCGTCCTCACCGACGACCTGCTGGGCACCTGCCAGGCCCTCGCGGCGGAGCGCGGCTACCACCTCCTGCACCCGTTCGACGAGCCGGACGTCATCGCCGGCCAGGCCACCGTCGGCAGGGAGATCCTGGCCGACGGCCCGCCGCCGGAGCTGGTCCTGGTGCCGGTGGGCGGCGGCGGGCTGATCAGCGGGGTGGCGTCGGCGGTCCGGGCGGCCGTCCCCACCGCCCGAATCGTCGGGGTCGAGCCGGCCACCGCCAACGCGGTCGGCCACGCGCTGCGCACCGACGGCGACGCCCTCGCGGTACGGCCGACCTCCATCGCCGACGGGCTGGCGGCGCCGTTCGCCGGGCGGCACACCCTGGCGCACGTCCGCGCGCTGGTGGACGAGGTGGTCGAGGTGTCCGAGGAGGACATCCGGGCCGCCTGGTGGGAGCTGCTGGACGCGACGAAGCTCCTGGTCGAGCCGTCCGCCGCCGTCACCCTCGCCGCGTTGCGGGCCGGCCTGGTCGACGCCGCGTCGGGCACCCGTACCGTGCTCGTCATCAGCGGCGGGAACGTCTCCCCGGCCATGCTCGCGTCCCTGGCCTGA
- a CDS encoding 1-acyl-sn-glycerol-3-phosphate acyltransferase yields MLYWLMKYVLLGPLLRLVFRPQVEGLHHVPDTGPVILASNHLSFSDSIFTPLVVKRRVTFIAKAEYFTGRGLKGWLTKMFFVGSGTIPVDRSGGRAARAALDTQLRVLRAGGIAGIYPEGTRSPDGRLYRGKTGVARLALESGAPVIPTAMLNADEIQPPGKLIPKIARVRIRFGPPLDFSRYAGLAGDRYVERAVTDEIMYELMELSGREYVDMYAQKAKNPPAGPAPREPVPA; encoded by the coding sequence GTGCTGTACTGGCTGATGAAGTACGTGCTCCTCGGCCCGCTGCTGAGGCTGGTCTTCCGCCCACAGGTCGAGGGGCTGCACCACGTGCCCGACACCGGACCGGTGATCCTCGCCAGCAACCACCTGTCGTTCTCCGACTCGATCTTCACGCCGCTGGTGGTGAAGCGGCGGGTGACGTTCATCGCCAAGGCCGAGTACTTCACCGGCAGGGGCCTCAAGGGCTGGCTGACGAAGATGTTCTTCGTCGGCTCCGGCACCATCCCGGTCGACCGCTCGGGCGGCCGCGCGGCCAGGGCGGCCCTGGACACCCAGCTGCGGGTGCTGCGCGCCGGTGGCATCGCGGGCATCTATCCCGAGGGCACCCGCTCGCCGGACGGGCGGCTCTACCGGGGCAAGACCGGCGTGGCCCGGCTGGCCCTGGAGAGCGGCGCCCCGGTGATCCCGACGGCGATGCTCAACGCCGACGAGATCCAGCCGCCCGGCAAGCTGATCCCCAAGATCGCCCGGGTGCGGATCCGGTTCGGCCCGCCGCTGGACTTCTCGCGCTACGCCGGGCTGGCCGGTGACCGGTACGTCGAGCGCGCGGTGACCGACGAGATCATGTACGAGCTGATGGAGCTCTCCGGTCGCGAGTACGTCGACATGTACGCCCAGAAGGCCAAGAACCCGCCCGCCGGCCCGGCCCCCCGCGAGCCGGTCCCCGCCTGA
- a CDS encoding exo-beta-N-acetylmuramidase NamZ domain-containing protein, translating into MERRKFLAGAGAVTAGAVAATAPGAAGHAAPGIRRVETGLDVLVRSDFAELAGQRVGVISNPTGVDSAYRHLVDLMHASGTVRLAAAFGPEHGFRGSAQAGGSEGTGIDARTGITVYDAYGASLAKWETMFTQAGVDTVVFDIQDVGARFYTYIWTMYTSMMAAARTGKRYVVLDRPNPVGGRAYGPMMTAGYTSGVGLKEIVQQHGMTVGELARFFNAEFLPAEAGRQVDLHVVKCRHWKRDRLAADTDLPWVLPSPNMPTTDTALVYPGTGLFEGVASLTEGRGTCKPFELIGGLAEDFDYHWSDRLNARELPGVEFREAYFTPTSAGQKPALLNKLCAGVEVKVVDRAKYDPIRTAVAMLVEAHKYEAFAWRRDSWDAVRPYWIDKLTGSPRLRTMIDAGADVDDVVGAWADELADFNRRRKPHLLY; encoded by the coding sequence ATGGAGCGAAGGAAGTTCCTGGCCGGAGCGGGTGCGGTGACCGCGGGCGCGGTCGCGGCGACGGCACCCGGTGCGGCCGGTCACGCCGCGCCCGGCATCCGCCGCGTGGAGACCGGGCTCGACGTGCTCGTCCGGTCCGACTTCGCCGAACTCGCCGGCCAGCGGGTCGGGGTGATCTCGAACCCCACCGGCGTGGACTCGGCCTACCGGCACCTGGTCGACCTGATGCACGCCTCCGGCACGGTGCGGCTGGCCGCCGCGTTCGGCCCCGAGCACGGCTTCCGCGGCTCGGCGCAGGCCGGGGGCAGCGAGGGCACCGGCATCGACGCCCGCACCGGGATCACCGTCTACGACGCTTACGGCGCCTCGCTGGCCAAGTGGGAGACCATGTTCACCCAGGCCGGCGTCGACACCGTCGTCTTCGACATCCAGGACGTCGGCGCCCGCTTCTACACGTACATCTGGACCATGTACACCTCGATGATGGCCGCGGCCCGGACCGGCAAGCGGTACGTGGTGCTGGACCGGCCGAACCCGGTCGGCGGCCGGGCCTACGGGCCGATGATGACCGCCGGCTACACCTCCGGGGTGGGGCTGAAGGAGATCGTCCAGCAGCACGGGATGACCGTCGGCGAGCTGGCCCGGTTCTTCAACGCCGAGTTCCTGCCCGCCGAGGCCGGCCGCCAGGTGGACCTGCACGTCGTGAAGTGCCGGCACTGGAAGCGCGACAGGCTGGCCGCCGACACCGACCTGCCCTGGGTGCTGCCCAGCCCGAACATGCCCACCACGGACACTGCGCTGGTCTACCCCGGCACCGGCCTGTTCGAGGGCGTTGCCTCGCTCACCGAGGGCCGGGGCACCTGCAAGCCGTTCGAGCTGATCGGCGGGCTGGCCGAGGACTTCGACTACCACTGGTCCGACCGGCTCAACGCCCGCGAGCTGCCCGGCGTCGAGTTCCGCGAGGCGTACTTCACGCCGACGTCCGCCGGGCAGAAGCCCGCGCTGCTCAACAAGCTCTGCGCGGGGGTCGAGGTCAAGGTCGTCGACCGCGCGAAGTACGACCCGATCCGCACGGCGGTCGCGATGCTGGTGGAGGCGCACAAGTACGAGGCGTTCGCGTGGCGGCGCGACTCGTGGGACGCCGTGCGGCCGTACTGGATCGACAAGCTGACCGGGTCGCCGCGACTGCGCACGATGATCGACGCGGGCGCCGACGTGGACGACGTGGTAGGCGCCTGGGCCGACGAGCTGGCGGACTTCAACCGCCGCCGCAAGCCCCACCTGCTCTACTGA